The following are from one region of the Rhipicephalus microplus isolate Deutch F79 chromosome 1, USDA_Rmic, whole genome shotgun sequence genome:
- the LOC119160184 gene encoding uncharacterized protein LOC119160184 isoform X1 — protein sequence MCATILWLLVAILSIGSCFLKNDINEYEYEIPIPVEGISAQDIFHQNEAEPEQTNDVDGISAQDTYNHNGGVPEKIKDVCEPSFERRTEEAHDYDDCDSYFGDESTANTCSALGECEPQRQHFKQAASPKEDPYGNPYEYDLDEEATIASPSP from the exons gctcatGCTTTCTCAAAAATGACATCAATG aatatGAATACGAGATTCCTATTCCCGTAGAGG GGATATCAGCGCAAGACATCTTCCATCAGAACG aagctgaaccggaaCAAACAAATGATGTGGATG GTATATCAGCACAAGACACCTACAATCATAACG GAGGTGTACCTGAAAAAATTAAGGATGTGTGCG AACCATCGTTTGAACGAAGAACGGAGGAAG cacacgattacgacgattgtGATTCTTACTTCGGTGATGAGTCCA cagccaaTACTTGCAGTGCTCTAGGCGAATGTG AACCACAGCGGCAACACTTCAAGCAAG cagcTTCACCTAAAGAAGATCCCTATGGCAACCCATACGAGTACGACCTCGATGAGGAAGCCACTATTGCTTCGCCTTCCCCTTAG
- the LOC119160185 gene encoding uncharacterized protein LOC119160185 isoform X2, producing MKMSARNHFYRSLLKLSYSIVTSMIPTRCVLSRVHILVRCRLYKHVYVNRPPSRVASSDLRHRADQATTGFTPRNMRTAAFWLLVAILGIGSWAVDYLDTSDESAQPIYHRNGDALEKMHDDDDLSFEGSAEKEYLPYYHGDGPHSINLHKREAHCREDVDVTYPQELIDEAERHEYIIDVYTASPSPPMSFSSL from the exons ATGAAAATGTCGGCACGAAACCACTTTTATCGATCATTGCTAAAGCTCAGCTATAGCATAGTCACGAGCATGATTCCAACAAGATGTGTATTGTCACGTGTGCATATTCTCGTTCGATGTAGACTATATAAGCACGTCTACGTTAACCGCCCACCGTCACGCGTAGCGTCAAGTGATCTCAGACACCGAGCTGACCAGGCGACTACAG GTTTCACACCAAGGAACATGCGCACAGCAGCTTTCTGGCTTCTGGTTGCCATTCTGGGCATCG GATCTTGGGCCGTAGACTACCTCGACACATCAG ATGAATCGGCGCAACCTATATACCATCGCAACG GAGATGCATTGGAAAAGATGCATGATGACGACG ACCTATCGTTTGAAGGCAGCGCTGAGAAAG AGTACCTCCCTTATTATCATGGTGACG GCCCGCATTCGATCAATCTCCACAAGCGAG AAGCTCATTGCCGAGAAGATGTTGATGTAACGTATCCACAAGAACTGATTGACGAAGCAGAAAGGCATGAATACATTATCGATGTATATACTGCTTCTCCTAGCCCCCCC ATGTCTTTTTCATCACTGTGA
- the LOC119160184 gene encoding uncharacterized protein LOC119160184 isoform X3, whose protein sequence is MCATILWLLVAILSIGSCFLKNDINEYEYEIPIPVEGISAQDIFHQNEAEPEQTNDVDGISAQDTYNHNGGVPEKIKDVCEPSFERRTEEAHDYDDCDSYFGDESTNTCSALGECEPQRQHFKQAASPKEDPYGNPYEYDLDEEATIASPSP, encoded by the exons gctcatGCTTTCTCAAAAATGACATCAATG aatatGAATACGAGATTCCTATTCCCGTAGAGG GGATATCAGCGCAAGACATCTTCCATCAGAACG aagctgaaccggaaCAAACAAATGATGTGGATG GTATATCAGCACAAGACACCTACAATCATAACG GAGGTGTACCTGAAAAAATTAAGGATGTGTGCG AACCATCGTTTGAACGAAGAACGGAGGAAG cacacgattacgacgattgtGATTCTTACTTCGGTGATGAGTCCA ccaaTACTTGCAGTGCTCTAGGCGAATGTG AACCACAGCGGCAACACTTCAAGCAAG cagcTTCACCTAAAGAAGATCCCTATGGCAACCCATACGAGTACGACCTCGATGAGGAAGCCACTATTGCTTCGCCTTCCCCTTAG
- the LOC119160184 gene encoding uncharacterized protein LOC119160184 isoform X4 yields the protein MCATILWLLVAILSIGSCFLKNDINEYEYEIPIPVEGISAQDIFHQNEAEPEQTNDVDGISAQDTYNHNGGVPEKIKDVCEPSFERRTEEAHDYDDCDSYFGDESTNTCSALGECEPQRQHFKQASPKEDPYGNPYEYDLDEEATIASPSP from the exons gctcatGCTTTCTCAAAAATGACATCAATG aatatGAATACGAGATTCCTATTCCCGTAGAGG GGATATCAGCGCAAGACATCTTCCATCAGAACG aagctgaaccggaaCAAACAAATGATGTGGATG GTATATCAGCACAAGACACCTACAATCATAACG GAGGTGTACCTGAAAAAATTAAGGATGTGTGCG AACCATCGTTTGAACGAAGAACGGAGGAAG cacacgattacgacgattgtGATTCTTACTTCGGTGATGAGTCCA ccaaTACTTGCAGTGCTCTAGGCGAATGTG AACCACAGCGGCAACACTTCAAGCAAG cTTCACCTAAAGAAGATCCCTATGGCAACCCATACGAGTACGACCTCGATGAGGAAGCCACTATTGCTTCGCCTTCCCCTTAG
- the LOC119160184 gene encoding uncharacterized protein LOC119160184 isoform X2, producing MCATILWLLVAILSIGSCFLKNDINEYEYEIPIPVEGISAQDIFHQNEAEPEQTNDVDGISAQDTYNHNGGVPEKIKDVCEPSFERRTEEAHDYDDCDSYFGDESTANTCSALGECEPQRQHFKQASPKEDPYGNPYEYDLDEEATIASPSP from the exons gctcatGCTTTCTCAAAAATGACATCAATG aatatGAATACGAGATTCCTATTCCCGTAGAGG GGATATCAGCGCAAGACATCTTCCATCAGAACG aagctgaaccggaaCAAACAAATGATGTGGATG GTATATCAGCACAAGACACCTACAATCATAACG GAGGTGTACCTGAAAAAATTAAGGATGTGTGCG AACCATCGTTTGAACGAAGAACGGAGGAAG cacacgattacgacgattgtGATTCTTACTTCGGTGATGAGTCCA cagccaaTACTTGCAGTGCTCTAGGCGAATGTG AACCACAGCGGCAACACTTCAAGCAAG cTTCACCTAAAGAAGATCCCTATGGCAACCCATACGAGTACGACCTCGATGAGGAAGCCACTATTGCTTCGCCTTCCCCTTAG
- the LOC119160185 gene encoding uncharacterized protein LOC119160185 isoform X3, giving the protein MRTAAFWLLVAILGIGSWAVDYLDTSDESAQPIYHRNGDALEKMHDDDDLSFEGSAEKEYLPYYHGDGPHSINLHKREAHCREDVDVTYPQELIDEAERHEYIIDVYTASPSPPMSFSSL; this is encoded by the exons ATGCGCACAGCAGCTTTCTGGCTTCTGGTTGCCATTCTGGGCATCG GATCTTGGGCCGTAGACTACCTCGACACATCAG ATGAATCGGCGCAACCTATATACCATCGCAACG GAGATGCATTGGAAAAGATGCATGATGACGACG ACCTATCGTTTGAAGGCAGCGCTGAGAAAG AGTACCTCCCTTATTATCATGGTGACG GCCCGCATTCGATCAATCTCCACAAGCGAG AAGCTCATTGCCGAGAAGATGTTGATGTAACGTATCCACAAGAACTGATTGACGAAGCAGAAAGGCATGAATACATTATCGATGTATATACTGCTTCTCCTAGCCCCCCC ATGTCTTTTTCATCACTGTGA
- the LOC119160185 gene encoding uncharacterized protein LOC119160185 isoform X1 yields the protein MKMSARNHFYRSLLKLSYSIVTSMIPTRCVLSRVHILVRCRLYKHVYVNRPPSRVASSDLRHRADQATTGALTSFFLSPGQAAKPLEQKRFTPRNMRTAAFWLLVAILGIGSWAVDYLDTSDESAQPIYHRNGDALEKMHDDDDLSFEGSAEKEYLPYYHGDGPHSINLHKREAHCREDVDVTYPQELIDEAERHEYIIDVYTASPSPPMSFSSL from the exons ATGAAAATGTCGGCACGAAACCACTTTTATCGATCATTGCTAAAGCTCAGCTATAGCATAGTCACGAGCATGATTCCAACAAGATGTGTATTGTCACGTGTGCATATTCTCGTTCGATGTAGACTATATAAGCACGTCTACGTTAACCGCCCACCGTCACGCGTAGCGTCAAGTGATCTCAGACACCGAGCTGACCAGGCGACTACAG GTGCGCTGACTTCGTTCTTCTTAAGCCCTGGTCAAGCCGCGAAGCCTCTTGAACAGAAAC GTTTCACACCAAGGAACATGCGCACAGCAGCTTTCTGGCTTCTGGTTGCCATTCTGGGCATCG GATCTTGGGCCGTAGACTACCTCGACACATCAG ATGAATCGGCGCAACCTATATACCATCGCAACG GAGATGCATTGGAAAAGATGCATGATGACGACG ACCTATCGTTTGAAGGCAGCGCTGAGAAAG AGTACCTCCCTTATTATCATGGTGACG GCCCGCATTCGATCAATCTCCACAAGCGAG AAGCTCATTGCCGAGAAGATGTTGATGTAACGTATCCACAAGAACTGATTGACGAAGCAGAAAGGCATGAATACATTATCGATGTATATACTGCTTCTCCTAGCCCCCCC ATGTCTTTTTCATCACTGTGA